GCGCCAGGAGCCCGGCGAGCGGCAGGCACACGGCGAGCGCGGCGAGCCGCGCGGAGCGGCCGGAACAGGCGGTGAAACGAGGAATCGGCATCGAGCGGTCTCCGGGCGTCCCTCGCGGGCGGACGCGGGGATGATGCTATCGTGCGACGGGACGCGGCAGCGTGAATGGCCGGCGGGCAGTTCTCCCGCAGGCCGGGCTGGATTCCCGGGCCGCCGGACCGGCGAAGGGGTGCGGCCGATGGGACGCATGGTGCTGCTGCGGCACGACCTGCCCGATGGATCGTCGCACTACGACTGGATGATCGAGGCGACGCCGGGCGCCGAGCGGCTGCTGACCTTCAGGGTCTCGGCGCGGATCGACCTGGCGCGGAGCGACGCGACGTCAGAGATGCGCACATTCCGCGCGGAACGCCTGCCCGACCACCGCCGCGCGTACCTGGAGTTCGAGGGCGACATCGGGGGCGGGCGCGGCACCGTCACGCGGGTCGCCCGCGGCGAGGCCACGCGGGTCTCGCTCACCGGCGACGACGGGCTCGCGACCGTGGAGATCGTCGCGGACTGGGGTGCGGGAGCCGTGCGGCTGCGTGGGAGGCGGGAGGGAGTGGAGTGGGTGTTTGAGGCGGAGTTCGCGTAGACTCGTGCGGCCGGTGGGAAGCAAGCGGGTCTTCCAGTGATCGGTACACTCAACATCCATGCGTCTATCGCTGTCTGAGATCCGCGCTCGAGCGATGAAGTTCGCGGCCGAGTGGACGAACGTCGCGAGCGAACGCGCCGAAGCCCAATCCTTCTGGACCGATCTCTTCGATGTCTTCGGCATCCGCCGCCGCGCCGTCGCCAGTTTCGAGGAAAAGGTCAAAAACCTCAAAGGGGCCTACGACCGCATCGACGTCTTCTACGCAGGCGTCATGCTGGGCGAGCACAAGAGCAAGGGAGAAGACCTCTCCAAGGCCGCAAGCCAGGCGTTCGATTACGTGCAGTCGCTGCAGCGCGAAGGGCGGGACGCCGACCTGCCGCAGTTCATCGTCGTCAGTGACTTCCAGACCATCGTTGTGTACGACCTGGACAGCAAAGACTCATCGGTGCCGGTGGCGTCGTTCAAGACCGCCAATCTGCACGACAACATCAAGCACCTTGGCTTCCTGTCGGGCTACACCACCAAACCCGTTGATCCCGAAGACCCCATCAACATCGAGGCGGTCGAAGTCCTCGGCAAGCTGCACGATGCGCTGGAAAAGGGCGGCTATTCGGGCCATCAACTCGAACGCTTCCTCGTGCGCGTCCTCTTCTGCCTCTTCGCCGACGACACGGCCATATTCGAGAACGAAGAGTTCAAGGCGCTTGTCAAAGGCTCCCGCGAAGATGGGAGCGACCTGGGCCCGCTGCTGGCCCGCTTCTTCAAGGTGCTCGATCAGGAGAAGGGGGACCGCCCCGCCAAACTCCCCGAAGAACTGCGTGAACTGCCGTACGTGAACGGCGAGCTCTTCCGCGAGGACCTGGGCTTCGCCGAGTTCGATGCCGCCATGCGGGCCGCGCTGCTGGAGTGCTGCGAGTTCAACTGGTCCCGCATCAGCCCCGCCGTCTTCGGCTCGCTCTTCCAGTCCATTATGGCGGGCGAGAGCGGCGCGAGGAAACGCCGCCAGATCGGGGCCCACTACACCAGCGAGCGGGACATCATGAAGCTGGTGCGCAGCCTGTTCCTCGATGACCTCAAAGCCGAGCTCGCCGCGTGCGGCAAGGACAAGAAGAAACTCCAGGCCTTCCAGGACAAGCTGGCCTCGCTGCGCTTCCTCGACCCGGCCTGCGGCTGCGGCAACTTCCTTGTGGTCACCTACCGGGAACTGCGGCTCTTGGAACTCGAAGCCCTGATGCTCCTCTCCGGCGGCAAGGTGGACTCCGCCCGCCTGCTGCTGGATTCGCTGCTCAAGGTGGATGTGGACCAGATGCACGGGATCGAGATCGAGGAGTGGCCCGCGCGCATCGCCGAGGTGGCGATGTGGCTCATCGACCACCAGATGAACCAGAAGGTCGGCGAAGCCTTCGGGCAGCCGGTGCGGCGCTTGCCCCTCAAGAAGAGCGCGAAGATTGCCCACGCCAACGCGCTGCAAACCGATTGGAACACGGTGCTGCCCGCGAGCAAGTGCAGCTACGTGCTGGGAAATCCGCCATTCGTGGGCGCGAAGTACCAAAGCGATGCCCAACGTGCCGATATGGAGCACGTCTGCAAAGGCATCAAGAACGAGGGCCT
Above is a window of Planctomycetota bacterium DNA encoding:
- a CDS encoding DNA methyltransferase, yielding MRLSLSEIRARAMKFAAEWTNVASERAEAQSFWTDLFDVFGIRRRAVASFEEKVKNLKGAYDRIDVFYAGVMLGEHKSKGEDLSKAASQAFDYVQSLQREGRDADLPQFIVVSDFQTIVVYDLDSKDSSVPVASFKTANLHDNIKHLGFLSGYTTKPVDPEDPINIEAVEVLGKLHDALEKGGYSGHQLERFLVRVLFCLFADDTAIFENEEFKALVKGSREDGSDLGPLLARFFKVLDQEKGDRPAKLPEELRELPYVNGELFREDLGFAEFDAAMRAALLECCEFNWSRISPAVFGSLFQSIMAGESGARKRRQIGAHYTSERDIMKLVRSLFLDDLKAELAACGKDKKKLQAFQDKLASLRFLDPACGCGNFLVVTYRELRLLELEALMLLSGGKVDSARLLLDSLLKVDVDQMHGIEIEEWPARIAEVAMWLIDHQMNQKVGEAFGQPVRRLPLKKSAKIAHANALQTDWNTVLPASKCSYVLGNPPFVGAKYQSDAQRADMEHVCKGIKNEGLLDFVCGWYVVASTYIRGTQIRCGFVSTNSITQGEQVGVLWPELFSRGIKIHFAHRTFQWMSEARGKAHVHVVIIGFGAFDRPGKIIYDYPDSDADPIPVAAANISPYLVPGPDVAITNRSSPLCESPDIGIGNKPIDDSNYLFTTEEMKAFVKVEPGAKKYFHPWYGSEEFINGGHRWCLWIGDADPDELRAMPSVMQRIENVKKFRLASKSKPTRDLAKNPTRFHVENMPKRRFLVIPKVSSERRTYIPMGLMEPSDIASDLLFVLTGTTPYHFGVLTSEMHMAWVRQVCGRLKSDFRYSNKLVYNNFPWPQDATPKQQAAVSAAAEHVLAVRDTFKGQTLADLYDPLAMPKSLRDAHKDLDRAVDKCYRAQPFTSERQRVEYLFDLYQKLITPLTAPVKGRKRAAEAEPED